The stretch of DNA CGCCAGCGTGACCGGTCAGGAGGCGGAGTCCGTCCTGATCTCTACCGATGGCGTGAACTTCAGCGAGAACCTCGTGCTCGTCTTCGACGGCACCAGCTACCAGACGCCGCAGACCATCTATGTCAAGGCGGTGGACGATGCTGCGGCCGAAGGCGAGCGGACCGTCGTCATCAGCCATTCGGTCCAGTCGGACGACCCGATCTTCGACAATGCCCAGGTGGCGAATGTCGAGGTGACGGTGCTGGACGACGACAAGGCCGGGCTGAAGATCGTCGAAAGCGACGGCGGCACGCTGCTGCTCGAGGGCGACGCCAACTCCCGGATCACCGACAGCTGGCAGGTCTCGCTGACCCGTGCCCCGGCCGCCGGTGAGACGGTCACCGTCACCCTGTCCGCCAGCACCGAACTGACGCTGGACAAGCCGGTGCTTACCTTCGACGCGTCGAACTGGAACATCGCCCAGACCGTGACCGCCACCGCCGTGGCCGATGGCATCGAAGAGAATTCCGAGCGCGTTCTCATCACCCACAGCGTGACCAGCGACACCGGCGAAACCTATGCCGCCATCGCCTCGGGCACGGTCCGGGTGCAGGTGGTCGATGGCGATACCGCCGGCGTTCTGCTGCGCGAGACGGGCGGCGACACGCTGATCGTGGATGCCCCCGGCGAGACCGACAGCTATACCCTTCGCCTGACCAAGGCGCCCACGGCCCCGGTCACCCTGTCTATCTGGGATGACGGCCAGACCCGCGTGGTCGAGGGTGGGCGCGTGACTTACGCGACGCTCGCCGACGTGACGCTTGGCGTCAGCTTCGTCGCGGATCCCGATGGGCAGGACTATGTCGAACGCGCCGCGGGCAGCTGGACCGCCGACGGCTTCGCCGCCGGTCAGATCGTCCGCATCGGCGGCACGACAGGAAATGACGGCGAGGTCGCGATCCTCGGCGTGTCCGAGGATGGCACCCGGCTTTACCTGAGCGGCACGCTGGCGGGCGAGACCGTCACCGACGCGACCTTCCTCGTGAACGTGGCGCAGGTCACCTTCGACAGCACCAACTGGTGGCAGGACGTGACCGTCACCCTCGAGGCGGATCCGGACTTCGTGCCGACCGCCCTTGACCGCGTGACCAAGGTCTTCGGCGCGCAGCAGCACACCACCTCGAAGATCAACGGACCCCTGCTGATCGAAGGCGGCCCGCTCGAGGGGGCCGACCGCTCGCTCAAGGCGCCGGTGATGCTGCCTTCCGAGCAGGACGCCGGGCCGCTCGACCTGGATCCGTCGATCACGGACCTGGACGAGACCGCGCAGGACGACCGCGTCAACATCTTCAACGACACCTCGCTGACCGCCGATACCGGCACCATGAAGGCGACCACCCTGCCGGGCGGCACCGAACCCGACGCCATCCTGATCAACGGGCTGGGCATGGGCGACGGCACCGTCACCTTCAACACCGGGGACGAGATCACCCCCGTGCCGATCACCTATGCCGAGGGCATCTCGATGCGCGGGGTCGAGATCATCGACCTGCTGCTCGGCCAGAAGGACGACAGCTTCCTGATTGAGGATACCAACCGCTTCTCGGATCGCGTGGGCGCCAAGCCGATCACGCTGGTTCATGGCGGCGGCGGGGCCGACAGCATCACCATCACCGGCGGCGCCGGACCGGACTCGCTGCTGGTCGTCTATGGCGACACCAGCACGGACGGCTCGCGCTACAACTGGCGCGGCGGCGCGCCGACCGGCGGTGGCCTTGTATTCGCGGGCAACACCGACCCCGCGCGGCACGGCGATACCATCGACGCCTCGGGGCTGATCCTGCCCGAAGGCACCAGCGTCGGCCTGACCATTTATGGCGGCATGGGCGATGACACGATCCTTGGCAGCTCGGCCGGCGATCACATCTCGGGCGGCTCGGGCGACGACACCATCCACGGGCTGGGCGGCGACGACCACATCTACGGCGATGCCGGCTTCAACGTGGACGCCGTCGCGCGGCTGCTGATCGTGGACGACAGCGTGCTGGACACCACGCCGGTCCTGGGCAGCACCGACACACGGGCCCCGGGCGCCGACACCATCGATGGCGGAGAGGGCGCGGACATCATCCTGGGCGACCAGGGCATGATCGAGCAGGTCGAAGGCACGCTCAGGCTGGCCACGACCGGCATGGTCACGATCGTTCGCACCACCAACTTCGCCAAGGGCGCCGACGACGATATCGAGGGTGGCGCCGGCAATGACGTGATCCTTGCCGGTCTGGGCGCGGACACCGTCACCGACCAGGGCGGCGACAACATCGTGTTCGGCGATCATGGCCGCGTCAGCTGGACCGAAGGGGACAGCGACATCGCCGACCTGGACCTGATCGTCAGCATCTCGACCGATCTTGGCGGCGATGACAGCATCACCACCGCGGGCGGCACCGACATCGTGCTGGGCGGCTTCGGGGACGACACCATCGCAGGCGGCGACGGGTTCAACATCCTGATCGGCGATGCGGGCGAACTGGTCGACGGTGCCACGGCAACCAACCTCGCGGCCCTTGCGATGGCATTGCGCAGCGTGCGCTCCATCGCCGATGGCACCGGCGGGGTGGACACCATCACCGGCGGCGCGGATGCCGACCTGATCCTTGGCGGTGCCGCGGGCGACACGCTCGATGCGGGCCAGGGCGACAACATCGTGCTGGGCGACAACGGCACGGTGACGGTGGATGCGGGCAGCCCCAACCTGGGGATGCTGCCGCTGACGCTGCTGTCGGTGGCGACGCAGAGCCCGACCATCGGTGGCGGGGACACGATCTCCACCGGGCTCGGCACGGATATCGTGCTGGGCGGCGCGGGCGGCGACGTGATCGCGACCGGACTGGGCGACGGCACGGACGGCTCGGACATCGTGCTGGGCGACCATGGCCGCATCGACTGGCTGGATTCGGGCGCGGCCCAGGCATTGCCGCAGGAAATCGTCAGCACCGACATGCTGGAGGGCGGCGACGACACCATCACCGCGGGCGCAGGCAACGACTTCGTCATCGGTGGCACCGGCGCGGACACGATCCATGGCGACGCGGGCAACGACCTGGTCTTCGGCGATCACGCGCAACTGACGGGCGATATCGACCCCGCCGCGCTGCCGCTGTTCGAGACGCGGCCCTTCGAGGCCATCTCGATCGCGACCGGCGCGGACCAGGGCGGCGGCAACGACGTCATCCATGGCGGCACCGGCGACGACATGATCCTGGGCCAGCAGGGCGACGACGTGATCCGCGGCGGCGACGACGACGACGACCTGATCGGCGGCCACAATGTCGATACCGGGATGACGGACTCGGATGGTGCCGACCGCATCGACGGCGGCGCGGGCGACGACGTGATCCTTGGCGACAACGGCAGCATCTACCGCTCGGACGCGCAGGCGGACCAGCGGATGCGCGCCCTGTCCGGCACCACGATCTATGGCACCGAGGCCGGGGTCAACGACGGCCAGGCGCTGGTGACGGGCACGGCCCAGACCCTGACCGGCGGCCCGGCACAGCGCATGGTCACCGTCTTCGACCATGGCGACCTGTTCGTGGGCGACGATCGCCAGCATGGCGACGACGCCATCGCGGGCGGCGCGGATCGCGACGTGATCTTCGGCCAGATGGGCGACGACACCATCCAGGGCGACGGGTCCATCGACATCGGGGCCGGCGCCGGGCGCGACCCGGAAACCGGGCTGCTGATCGTGAACGCCTCGGTCGATGCCGAAACCGACGGCGACGACTACATCGAGGGTAACGGCGGCAACGACGTGATCTTCGGCAACCTTGGCCAGGACGACATCGTGGGCGGGTCCTCCAGCCTGTTCGCCGGGCTCGATGGCGGCGAGGACAACCGCCCCGACGGCAGCGACCTGATCTTCGGCGGCTCGGGCACCGGCATCGATCGGAACGAGACCGGCGACACCAGCCCCGAGGCGCATGCCCGCGACGCGGACACCATCGCCGGGGACAACGCCAACATCTACCGGATCGTGGGCACGGGGGGCGTCTCGACCGGCGGCTACCTGACCTTTGCCTATGACAGCTATTCCCAGACCCTGCGGATCATCCCGCGGGCCGTGGAACTCCTCGACTACACCGAGGGCGGGCCGGCCTTCCTTGGCGCGGGCGCTGCCCCCGACAATGGCGCCGCGGACGAGATCCACGGCGAGGGCGGGGACGATACCGTCTACGGCCAGACCGGCAATGACGTGCTGTTCGGCGATGCCCAGAACGACGACCTGATCGGCGGCTGGGGCCATGACTGGATCTCGGGCGGCACCGGCATCGACGGGATCCTCGGCGATGACGGGCGGATCATGACCAGCCGCAACGGCGCGGGCGGAGAGGCGCTTTACGGCATCGCCGAGGCGGACGAGCTGGACAAGGTGATCTCGACCCCCGGCGACGTGCAGATCGCGACCATCAACGTCACCGGCGCGCTGAAGAAGACCGTCAACCTGACGCCGTTCCACCCCGATCCCGCCTTCGGCACGGATCCGGGCTATGACGGGGCGGACGCCGACGACATCCTGTTCGGCGGCTGGGGCGACGACTTCATCCATGGCGGCTTCGGCGACGATGCCATCTCGGGCGCCGAGGCGCCGGAAGAGGGCCATGTCATCGTGCTCTCGGGCGATGGCTTCGTGCTGGCCGACCCGGTCTCGGTCGGCTGGCTGACCCCGGGCAACCCGGGCGATGCGCTGCGCTTCGGCCTGCGCGGCGGCGAATTCGGCGCCTATGACGAATACGCGCCGATGGCCCGGATCGAGGCGGTCGAGGGCGGCATCACCTACCAGTTCTTCCTGAACTTCGATGCGACCGACGGCGAGGCGCTGGGCGGCGGCATCTTCACCGATGGCGACGACGTTCTCTTCGGGGATCTGGGCAACGACTGGATCGTGGGCGGCACCGGGCGCGACCATGCCTATGGCGGCTATGGCAACGACCTGATGAACATGGATGACGACCTGTCCACCAATGGCGGCGCCAACGACCAGCCCGACACCCACCCGAGCTACGAGGACCGGGCCTTCGGCGGCGGCGGGCGCGATGTGCTGATCGCAAACACCGGCGGCGACCGGCTGATCGACTGGGTGGGCGAGTTCAATTCCTATCTCACGCCCTTCGCGCCCTTCGGCCTTGCGACTGTCAGCCGCTCGCCGCAGCCGGCGCTGGCCGATTTCCTCTACGAGCTTGCCGCCAGCCAGGGCGCCGACCCGACCCGCGCCGCGGACGAGGGGGCGGCCAACAACAACCGCTACGGCGAGCCCTTCGGCGAACTGGGCCTCGTGATCCAGAAGGACCCCGACTGGCAGCAGCAGACCGGCGCTCCCGACGATCCGCAGGCGGGCAACGTGCCGGGCGGTCCGCGCGACGTGCTGCGCTCTGCCTCGTTCAACGGGCCGAGCAGCCAGACCGTGTCGGACGGCACCACCAATGCCGAGGGCTTCCTCGCGGACAGCGGTACCTGGGTGCAGCGCAACGGCCGCCTGACGGTCGCGCCGGAAAGCCTGGGTGGCGATGCCGCCAGCGTGTTCCTGCTGAACGACGCGCTTCCCAGCTATTACGAGGTGGTGGCGACCATCATCGCCGAGAAGCCGATCGCCGGGTACAACGCCAACAGCTACATCATCTTCGACTACCAGGGCGAAACGGACTTCAAGTTCGCCGGCATCAACATCTCGACCAACAAGCTCGAGATCGGGTACCGCGACGCGAGCGGGTGGCACACGATGCAGCAGGCCAACGCCAAGCTGCGGCCGGGTACCGCCTACAACGTCAAGGTGGCGGTGAACGGGCTGGCGGTCACGCTGGTCGTGGACAACAAGGACGTGTTCAGCCTGGCCTTCGCGCCGCGGATCGACCAGGACGGCTTTGCCTACGGGCTCAACACCGGCATGGTCGGCTTCGGCGCGCAGAACTCGCGGGCCTCGCTCGACAACGTGGCGGTGCAGGTTCTGCCGCCGGATCTGACCTTCGACGCCGAAGAGCAGTTCGACGCGGATACCGGGATCTTCGGCGAGAAGACCGGCGACTGGACCGTGTCGGGTGGCGTGCTGAGCGGCACCGCCACCGGCGGCCCCGCCTTCGCGCTGGCGCCGATCGAGGTGGATGCCAACTACTATGCGCAGATCTCGGCGGGGATCGACCGGGGCACCGGCGGCACGCTGGTCTTCGACTTCTACGATGCCGACAGCTTCAAGTTCGTGCGCCTGACTGCGGACGGCATGGTCGAGATCGGCCATGTCCGCGGCGGGGCTGAAAAGGTCGACGAAAGCTTCAGCGCCATGCTCGGCGGCGATGCAACCTTTGCCGAGGTGAAGGTCACGCTCTACGCCGGCACGGTGGATGTCGCCGTGGACGGCAAGGCGGTCGGGGCCGACGTCTATCGCGGTGTCGTATCCGACGGCCGGATGGGCCTTCTGTCGGACGGCGTGGCCCGCTTCGATTGGGCCGGGGTCGCGACCAACGATCCGAGCTACGACAGCAGCCTGATCGCCAGCCTGCGCGGAACGGGCGGCCACCCGACCCTGACCGATCCCGATGTGGCGCTTCTGCGCGACGAGGCGATCGAGCGGCTGGCCGCGGCCCACGCGCTGAGCGAGGAGGAGGTAGCACTTCTGGGCGCCACCCGCATCCGCATCGCGGATCTGGACGGCGTGGAGGTGGCCCGGCTCGAGGATGGCGAGATCCTGCTCGACATCGACGCCGCGGGCCATGGCTGGTTCATCGACCCCACGCCGGGCGACGATACCGAGTTCACGGACAGCGCGCCGCAGGGCATCGACCTGCTCTCGGTGCTGGCGCACGAGTTCGCCCATGTGCTGGGTCGCGAACATGGCGAGGACGGGCTGATGACGCTGAGCGTCGATCCCGGCGAGCGCCTGATCGCAAGCGACGGAACCATCATGGCGACCGGGACGGCCGACGCGCCGGCGCCCGCGCCGGAGGAGGAGCCGGTCGTCACCGACCCCGTGCCGGAAGAGCCCATCGTTGCAACCACCGCGCCGCGCCCGGGCCTGGACGAGGTGATCCGCCTGATCGAGACGAGCGAGATCCAGGTCACGACCACCAAGCAGGGCAAGGGCAAGAACGCCAAGACGCAGCAATCCGGCGGCACCTATGTCTATGACGACGCGACGGGCAGCTTCCAGCTGACCGCCTCCTCGCCCACGGACGCGCCGGTGGCGGATGCGCGCTACACGCTTCTGGACGCCGACGGCTCGGTCTTTGCCTATATCGACGCGAACAACGCGCTTTGGGTGATTGACGACATCGTGGAAAATCCCGGAGGCTATGCCGACGACACGCCGGATGACTGGATCTACCAGGGCGCCGTCTGAGACCCAGAGCATGAGCGCCCGGCCCCTGAACGGGGGCGGGCGCGGCAGGACTGAACCGGAGGGAAAATAATGGCAGACGATGCCGCGACCGGGAAAACAGGCACCGGCGGGGATCGCAGATCTTCCGAGATCGAATGGAACGATGGCGCGATGACCACGGATTTCGCCAACGTCGTGAACATCCAGGGCACGCGCGAACAGATCGAGTTGTTCTTCGGAACCAACCGGTCGTGGGAGACGGGCAAGGATGGCAAGGTATCGGTCGACCTGACCAACCGGATCATAATGACGCCCTATGCCGCGAAGCGGATGCTGATGATCCTTTCGGGCGTCCTGCGCGAATACGAGACGCGGCACGGCGTTCTCAAGGTGGATGAGCGTTGAGCGAGCCGACACCGCAAGCTGACGACGATGGGGCCCTGCGCCCGGATGGTGGGGCAACGGCCGGGATCTCGATGCTGGAGCAGAGCCTCTGGCGCCGTCTTGCGGGTGCGTCGGGCGTCGAGGAAACGGCACAGGCCTGGGCGCCGGCCATGTTCTCGATGCTGGACGCGGCCGATTTCTGCGTGGTGTTCCTGCACGATCCCGATGGCGGCCGGCTGCGTCCCGTCGCGGGCTGGCCGCAGGCCCGGATGGCCGGGGGCGCGCTGATCGCCGCCGCCGAGACGGCGATCGAGCAGGACCGCGGCACGGTGCGCGGCACGATGCCTGACGAGAACATGGGCCGCGCGGGCGCGGTCGCACTTGCCGTGCCGCTGTCGCTGGACGGTCGCGTGGCGGGCGCTGTGGGGCTGGAATTCGCGCCCCGTTCCCGCGCCGAGCTGCACGCCGCCATGCGCCGCCTGCAATGGGGTGCCGCCTGGATGCGCGATGCGCTTCGGGCGGATGCGGCGCAAGGCGCGCGGCGGCAATACGACCGCGCGGTTCACGCGCTGCATGCCGTCGCGGCCGTGGCCGAGCGGGGGGATTTCCCCACCGCCGCCCGCGCCGCCGCGACCGATCTTGCCACACGCTTCGGATGCGACCGCGTCTCGGTCGGGTTCCGCCGGCTTGGCCGCAGCCATGTCGTGTCCATTTCCCACTCCGCGCAGTTCGGCCGGCGCATGACGCTGGTGCGTCTGCTGGCCGCCGCCATGGACGAGGCGATCGACCAGCGCGGTGTCATCCTCTTTCCGCAGGCGGATGAAGAGGCGCCCCTTGCCGCGCACCGCCACGCGAAACTGGCCCGCGCGCAGGAAATCGGCCACATCCTGACCGTGCCGCTTTTCGCGGTCGATCGCTTCGTCGGCGCGATCCTGTTCGAGCGCCCCGCCGATGCCCCCTTCACCCAGGGCGAGACCGAGATGCTGGAGGCCGTGGCGACCGTGCTGGCCCCCGTGCTGGAGGAAAAGCGCCGCAACGACCGCTGGCTCGTGACCAAGGCCGCCGACCTGCTGGCCGCGCAGTTCGCGCGGCTGGTGGGGCCGGGGCGGCTGGCGCGCAAGGCAGGCGTGCTGGCGCTGCTGGCGGTGGTGGCCTTCTTCTGGGTCGCGCGCGATATCGACCAGGTGTCCGCCGATGCAAGGATCGAGGGCGCGGTCCAGCGCACCATCGCGGCCCCCTTCGACGGCTTCATCGCCGAGGCGGGCGCACGCGCGGGCGAGACGGTGTCCGAGGGTCAGCTGCTCGTGAAGCTGGATGACCGCGAGCTTGCGCTTGAGCGCCTGCGCCTCGAGACGCAGTTCGAAAGCCAGCGTATCGAGTATGACCGCGCGCTGGCGCAGGGCGACCGGGCCGAGGCCTCGATCCGGCGCAACCAGATGGACCAGTCGCAGGCGCAGATCGCGCTGGTGACCGCGCAGATAGGGCGCACGGCCATCCGCGCGCCTTTCGATGGCATCGTCACCTCGGGCGACCTGTCGCAATCCATCGGCGCCTCGGTCGGCAAGGGCAGCACGCTGATGACCGTGGCGCCCGCCGAGAATTACCGCATCGTGATGAACGTGGACGAGCGCCGCATCGCCGACATCGTGCCGGGGCAGGCGGGCAGCCTGCTGGTCACCGCGCTGCCCGACCGCAGCTTCGCCATGGTCGTGCGCCAGGTGACGCCGGTCGCGGAATATGCCGGCGGAACCACGACGTTCCGCGTCGAGGCCGACCTGACGGAACCGCCCACGGCGCTTCAGCCGGGGATGGAGGGGGTGGCCAAGGTCGATATCGCCGAGCGCCGCCTGATCGCGATCTGGACCCGGCCGATGGTCGACTGGTTCAAGGTCTGGTCGTGGCGCTGGTTCGGCCGCGAGCCGGAATAGCCCGATGCGCGGATCCTTCCTCTCGCAGGACTGGTATCGCGTCGCCGGGCTGAAGCCGCGGCTGCGCGCGCATGTCGAGTTGCACCGCCAGCGGTTCCGCGGCGATGTCTGGTACATCGTGCAGGATCTGCACACCGGCAAGTATCACCGCATCAGCCCGGCCGGAAACCTGATCGTCAGCCACATGGATGGCAGGCGGTCGGTCCAGAAGCTGTGGGAACTGGCCTGCGAGCGGTTCGAGGACGATCCGCCCAGCCAGGGCGAAGTGATCCGCCTGCTCTCGCAGCTGCATGCCGCCGACCTGATCGCGGGCGACACCCCCCCCGATCTGGAGGAGCTTGGCCGCCGGCATCACACCCAGGAACGCCGCTCGATGCTGGCGCGGCTGCGCAATCCGCTGGCGCTGCGCTTCCCGCTGTTCGACCCCGACCCGTTTCTCGAGGCGACGGTGGCGCTGGCGCGCCCGTTCTTCACCGTCTGGGGCTTCGTCG from Halovulum dunhuangense encodes:
- a CDS encoding DUF3467 domain-containing protein, coding for MADDAATGKTGTGGDRRSSEIEWNDGAMTTDFANVVNIQGTREQIELFFGTNRSWETGKDGKVSVDLTNRIIMTPYAAKRMLMILSGVLREYETRHGVLKVDER
- a CDS encoding efflux RND transporter periplasmic adaptor subunit, with translation MSEPTPQADDDGALRPDGGATAGISMLEQSLWRRLAGASGVEETAQAWAPAMFSMLDAADFCVVFLHDPDGGRLRPVAGWPQARMAGGALIAAAETAIEQDRGTVRGTMPDENMGRAGAVALAVPLSLDGRVAGAVGLEFAPRSRAELHAAMRRLQWGAAWMRDALRADAAQGARRQYDRAVHALHAVAAVAERGDFPTAARAAATDLATRFGCDRVSVGFRRLGRSHVVSISHSAQFGRRMTLVRLLAAAMDEAIDQRGVILFPQADEEAPLAAHRHAKLARAQEIGHILTVPLFAVDRFVGAILFERPADAPFTQGETEMLEAVATVLAPVLEEKRRNDRWLVTKAADLLAAQFARLVGPGRLARKAGVLALLAVVAFFWVARDIDQVSADARIEGAVQRTIAAPFDGFIAEAGARAGETVSEGQLLVKLDDRELALERLRLETQFESQRIEYDRALAQGDRAEASIRRNQMDQSQAQIALVTAQIGRTAIRAPFDGIVTSGDLSQSIGASVGKGSTLMTVAPAENYRIVMNVDERRIADIVPGQAGSLLVTALPDRSFAMVVRQVTPVAEYAGGTTTFRVEADLTEPPTALQPGMEGVAKVDIAERRLIAIWTRPMVDWFKVWSWRWFGREPE